The following are from one region of the Dermacentor albipictus isolate Rhodes 1998 colony chromosome 5, USDA_Dalb.pri_finalv2, whole genome shotgun sequence genome:
- the LOC139060276 gene encoding arylamine N-acetyltransferase-like: MATLISCGGAAVDSRDHEQAPDAEASKRTPKASVDYGDFVLAALTSSQTDHYLDFLRLPTPSKPDLQSLDALIAAHLEQIPFQSIDTFLGHLESLEASAVFSKVVVEGRGGNCFELNSLFARLLLSLGYKVQVRCARIRWAVPEDYPLTPVDHMVLCVSEGDKEGQGQERLFLVDVGFAGPCPRRAVPLEGDAMPYRLRTQNDDWAKPIEVSILNQAGQSSCWLPLYQVFAYAHEWPDFMDKSWYFATHPAVVFRDVLAVSRYEGDCWLTLRNRHFTRRRCTSSGIGVVTERRLITNMRDLLSLMGGEFKVKFDPDMDEKLRVKLQLH; the protein is encoded by the coding sequence ATGGCGACGCTGATATCGTGTGGTGGTGCTGCAGTTGACAGCCGGGACCATGAACAAGCGCCTGACGCCGAGGCGAGCAAACGCACACCCAAAGCATCGGTGGACTACGGTGATTTCGTTCTGGCAGCACTGACTTCCTCTCAGACCGACCACTACTTAGATTTTTTGCGCCTACCAACCCCATCAAAACCAGACCTGCAGAGCCTGGACGCCCTCATTGCCGCACATCTCGAGCAAATACCATTCCAAAGCATCGACACCTTCTTGGGCCACTTGGAGTCTTTGGAAGCCAGTGCTGTCTTTTCTAAGGTTGTCGTTGAAGGTCGTGGTGGCAACTGCTTCGAATTGAACTCTCTCTTTGCGAGACTGTTGCTATCGCTTGGCTATAAAGTTCAGGTTCGCTGCGCCAGGATTCGCTGGGCGGTTCCAGAGGATTATCCGCTGACGCCGGTCGATCACATGGTGCTCTGCGTCAGCGAAGGTGACAAAGAAGGGCAAGGTCAAGAAAGGCTGTTCTTGGTCGACGTAGGCTTCGCGGGACCTTGTCCTCGTCGCGCAGTTCCACTCGAAGGTGACGCGATGCCTTATCGCCTTCGCACGCAAAATGATGACTGGGCTAAGCCAATCGAAGTGTCGATCCTCAATCAAGCTGGGCAAAGCTCCTGCTGGCTTCCCCTGTATCAGGTGTTTGCTTACGCGCATGAGTGGCCAGACTTCATGGATAAATCGTGGTACTTCGCCACGCATCCAGCCGTCGTCTTCCGCGATGTTTTAGCAGTCAGCCGTTACGAAGGGGACTGCTGGCTAACGCTTCGTAACCGTCACTTCACTCGCCGACGCTGCACGTCCAGTGGGATAGGAGTAGTGACTGAGCGTCGTCTCATCACTAATATGCGGGACCTACTCTCACTGATGGGTGGTGAATTTAAAGTGAAGTTCGACCCAGACATGGACGAGAAACTGCGCGTGAAACTGCAGCTTCATTAA